Proteins encoded within one genomic window of Pseudalkalibacillus sp. SCS-8:
- a CDS encoding PspA/IM30 family protein — protein sequence MFELFKRVKTVVHSELNSLIDKAEDPINMVDQYLREMGSDIHEAEKATAKMMAEEKLQKLKWEEAENMVKKREEQALQSLQDGNEDLAKRALEDKLRLQQEAEQLQHLYVEASKTAADLKGKLTEMKAEYRDMEMKKASLKSRAQSAKARANINRSMSIHNSEGSKQGFKRMEEKVLRYEAEAETSEDLNAESRSLDDELKQMTQKTKLDEELNLLKKKLANKANVTNK from the coding sequence TTGTTCGAGCTTTTCAAAAGAGTAAAGACAGTTGTTCATTCAGAGCTGAACAGCCTGATTGATAAGGCTGAGGATCCAATTAACATGGTTGATCAATATTTACGCGAGATGGGATCTGACATTCATGAGGCTGAAAAAGCGACTGCCAAGATGATGGCGGAAGAAAAGCTTCAGAAACTGAAGTGGGAAGAAGCAGAGAACATGGTTAAGAAAAGAGAGGAGCAAGCATTGCAATCCCTGCAGGATGGGAACGAGGATCTTGCGAAACGAGCATTGGAGGATAAGCTCCGTTTGCAGCAAGAAGCGGAGCAGCTTCAGCATCTTTATGTTGAAGCGTCTAAAACAGCAGCTGATTTGAAGGGGAAGCTGACTGAAATGAAAGCCGAATACCGTGATATGGAAATGAAGAAAGCTTCTCTAAAATCACGTGCACAATCAGCGAAAGCAAGAGCGAATATCAACCGATCCATGTCAATCCACAATAGTGAAGGATCAAAACAAGGATTCAAACGGATGGAGGAAAAGGTCCTCCGTTATGAAGCGGAAGCGGAAACAAGTGAAGATCTAAATGCAGAAAGCCGTTCATTGGATGATGAGCTGAAGCAAATGACTCAAAAAACAAAACTCGATGAAGAGTTGAATCTCCTAAAAAAGAAACTTGCTAACAAAGCAAACGTCACAAACAAGTAG
- a CDS encoding flotillin family protein, whose product MNIILIVGGIIGILLLALIGVFVSKYRTAGPDEALIVTGSYLGAKNVNIDESGNRIKIVRGGGTFVLPVFQQAESLSLLSSKIDVQTPEVYTEQGVPVMADGTAIIKIGGSIGEIATAAEQFLGKTKEDRENEAREVLEGHLRSILGSMTVEEIYKNREKFSQEVQRVATQDLAKMGLCIVSFTIKDVRDKNGYLESLGKPRIAQVKRDADIATAEAEKETRIKRAEADKEAKKSELERATEVAEAEKINKLKIAEYRQEQDHARAKADQAYHLEEARAMQEVTEQQMQIKIIERQKQIELEEKEIARREKQYDSEVKKKADADRYAVEQSAEAEKRKQIASADAEQYRVESMARAEAEKVRIDGIAKADAERAQGESAAEVIRLKGLAEAEAKQKIAEAFEQYGQAAILDMIINMLPSYAKEVASPLSNIDKITVVDTGSGAAGGANKVTGYATNLMSTLQESLKASSGLDVKELIENFSGKGNIRSSVDDLTREITRTREGVPTRGEKDSQELVKTEK is encoded by the coding sequence ATGAACATCATTTTAATTGTTGGTGGAATTATCGGTATTTTACTTCTGGCGCTGATCGGTGTTTTTGTATCCAAATACCGTACAGCTGGACCAGATGAAGCACTCATCGTAACAGGAAGTTATTTAGGCGCAAAAAACGTCAATATTGACGAGTCAGGAAACCGCATTAAAATTGTTCGAGGCGGGGGTACATTTGTACTGCCAGTCTTCCAACAAGCTGAGTCACTAAGTCTTCTCTCAAGCAAAATCGATGTCCAGACGCCTGAGGTGTACACAGAACAGGGCGTACCCGTCATGGCGGACGGCACGGCGATCATTAAGATTGGTGGATCGATTGGGGAGATTGCCACGGCTGCAGAACAATTTCTAGGTAAAACGAAAGAAGACCGTGAAAACGAAGCGAGAGAAGTGTTGGAAGGTCATCTTCGTTCGATATTAGGCTCGATGACGGTTGAGGAGATTTATAAAAACCGTGAAAAGTTCTCCCAGGAAGTTCAACGAGTCGCTACTCAAGACCTTGCGAAAATGGGACTGTGCATAGTTTCCTTCACGATCAAAGATGTTCGCGATAAGAACGGATACTTGGAATCACTCGGTAAACCGCGGATCGCCCAAGTAAAGCGGGATGCCGACATTGCGACTGCTGAGGCTGAAAAAGAAACCCGGATCAAGCGTGCTGAGGCGGATAAAGAAGCGAAGAAGTCCGAGTTGGAACGTGCCACGGAAGTTGCAGAAGCAGAGAAAATCAACAAATTGAAGATTGCTGAATATCGTCAAGAGCAGGATCATGCGAGAGCTAAAGCAGATCAGGCATACCACTTGGAAGAAGCACGTGCCATGCAGGAAGTTACAGAGCAACAAATGCAGATCAAAATTATCGAGCGACAAAAGCAGATTGAACTTGAAGAGAAGGAAATTGCCCGTCGTGAGAAACAATACGATTCCGAAGTCAAGAAGAAAGCGGATGCGGACCGTTATGCAGTGGAGCAATCGGCAGAGGCCGAAAAGCGAAAACAGATTGCTTCAGCAGATGCTGAACAGTACCGTGTGGAATCGATGGCGAGAGCTGAAGCTGAAAAAGTACGGATCGACGGTATTGCGAAAGCGGATGCAGAACGAGCTCAAGGGGAATCGGCTGCTGAGGTCATTCGTCTGAAAGGTTTAGCAGAAGCAGAAGCGAAACAAAAGATTGCAGAAGCATTTGAACAATATGGTCAGGCTGCGATCCTCGATATGATCATCAACATGCTTCCTTCGTATGCGAAAGAAGTAGCAAGTCCTCTCTCAAATATTGATAAGATTACAGTCGTTGACACAGGAAGCGGAGCAGCCGGAGGGGCGAATAAAGTGACCGGATATGCAACGAACTTGATGTCTACTCTTCAAGAATCGTTGAAGGCATCATCAGGACTTGATGTGAAGGAGCTCATAGAAAACTTCTCAGGAAAAGGGAACATCCGCTCAAGTGTGGATGATCTAACGCGTGAAATCACCCGGACTCGTGAAGGGGTTCCAACCAGAGGAGAAAAGGATTCGCAAGAGCTGGTCAAAACGGAGAAATAG
- the cls gene encoding cardiolipin synthase, with amino-acid sequence MKRTRQFFFTLILIFCSGIILSKEQPFDMKVTAGIVYGVIIFSVIYALMLENRSPYKTLLWMYVILFIPILGYISFIYSGQLEVKGHLFKQKRLDNFKQSLEMQHKHKSSEKWTHLSETEREFSKLISSLSGQTISFYSHTEVLRNGEEKFPLLLKELEQAKHFIHIQYYIFRSDETGQAIIDVLCEKAKQGVEVRFIYDGIGSISLSDKDIKRMKEAGVQAYNFLPIRKGFFNQKFNFRNHRKIVVIDGKIGFVGGLNVGDEYLGKDERFGYWRDTHLILQGEALRDLHRVFLLDWSYVHGESLFEERYLKVEPFDEGGGIQVVPSGPDTSQGIMSYLYFSMITSAKKSVWITTPYFIPSKEIRTALLIAAVKGIDVRLIVPEKSDGFLTQYATRSYFGELLRNGVKVYMYQKGFHHQKTIIVDGNYATLGTANVDLRSFHLNFEVNVFMFRTPTIQTLIQHYEEDLKESVQVDLEDHQRRGLTLRTKESFCRLFSPVL; translated from the coding sequence ATGAAACGTACCAGACAATTTTTCTTTACACTAATCCTGATTTTTTGTTCTGGAATTATCCTATCAAAAGAACAACCATTTGACATGAAGGTGACGGCCGGAATCGTTTATGGCGTCATCATTTTTTCCGTTATATATGCATTGATGCTTGAAAATCGATCTCCATATAAAACATTGCTTTGGATGTATGTCATTCTTTTCATCCCGATTCTAGGTTACATCTCCTTCATCTACTCAGGGCAATTAGAGGTTAAAGGACACTTATTTAAACAGAAGCGGCTTGATAACTTCAAACAATCCTTGGAAATGCAGCATAAGCATAAGTCATCTGAAAAATGGACCCATTTAAGTGAAACAGAACGGGAATTTTCTAAACTGATTTCTTCTTTAAGCGGACAGACCATCAGCTTCTACTCCCATACAGAGGTCCTTCGAAATGGAGAGGAGAAGTTCCCGCTTCTGTTGAAGGAGCTTGAACAGGCAAAGCATTTCATCCATATACAGTATTATATCTTCAGATCAGATGAGACAGGTCAAGCGATCATCGATGTCCTGTGTGAAAAAGCGAAGCAAGGTGTGGAGGTCCGCTTCATCTATGATGGAATCGGCAGTATTTCACTTTCGGACAAGGATATTAAGCGTATGAAGGAAGCTGGTGTACAAGCTTATAATTTCCTTCCGATACGAAAAGGATTTTTCAATCAAAAATTCAACTTCCGCAATCATAGGAAAATTGTAGTCATAGATGGGAAAATCGGATTTGTCGGCGGTTTGAATGTCGGTGATGAATACCTTGGGAAAGATGAACGCTTCGGATATTGGCGGGATACTCACCTGATCCTGCAAGGAGAGGCGTTACGGGATCTCCATCGCGTTTTCCTTCTTGATTGGAGTTACGTTCATGGTGAGTCCCTGTTTGAAGAACGTTACTTAAAGGTAGAGCCATTTGACGAAGGGGGAGGGATTCAGGTCGTTCCTAGCGGGCCTGATACGTCTCAAGGAATCATGAGTTATTTGTATTTCAGTATGATCACATCCGCCAAGAAATCGGTATGGATCACGACACCCTACTTCATCCCGAGTAAAGAAATCCGAACCGCACTGCTGATTGCTGCAGTAAAGGGCATCGATGTAAGATTGATCGTGCCTGAAAAAAGTGATGGCTTCCTGACCCAGTATGCGACACGTTCTTATTTCGGAGAGTTATTGAGAAATGGCGTCAAAGTTTACATGTATCAAAAAGGTTTCCATCATCAGAAGACCATCATTGTAGATGGAAATTATGCCACCTTAGGAACAGCGAATGTCGACTTACGGAGTTTCCATTTGAATTTTGAAGTCAATGTCTTCATGTTCAGGACACCTACAATCCAAACATTGATTCAACATTATGAGGAAGACTTGAAAGAAAGCGTTCAAGTCGATCTTGAAGATCATCAACGCAGAGGGTTGACCTTACGTACGAAGGAATCCTTCTGCCGCTTGTTTTCCCCGGTATTATAG
- a CDS encoding DUF3052 domain-containing protein produces MHPLLKKMNYKNQPEIWIIKAPEEFEPIMKEMAEEVTIMEDMKAGNKINFILVFSYEKADVDPFVQEMLPQLEEEAIVWFAYPKKSSKRYQSDLTRDNGWQPLGDAGFEAVRQVAINDDWSALRFRHVDHIKTLSREKKRAMSVEGKNRSS; encoded by the coding sequence GTGCACCCATTATTAAAGAAAATGAATTATAAAAACCAGCCTGAAATTTGGATTATTAAAGCACCTGAAGAATTCGAGCCAATCATGAAGGAAATGGCTGAAGAGGTTACCATTATGGAAGACATGAAGGCAGGGAATAAGATCAACTTTATTCTGGTCTTCTCGTATGAAAAAGCAGATGTAGACCCATTCGTTCAAGAAATGCTTCCTCAGCTGGAGGAAGAGGCGATTGTATGGTTTGCCTACCCGAAAAAATCCTCAAAGCGGTATCAATCGGATTTGACCCGTGATAACGGTTGGCAGCCTTTAGGTGATGCTGGGTTTGAAGCGGTTCGCCAGGTGGCAATCAATGACGATTGGTCTGCACTCCGGTTCAGACATGTGGATCATATCAAAACGTTAAGCCGAGAAAAGAAACGGGCGATGAGTGTGGAAGGTAAAAACCGGTCATCGTAA
- a CDS encoding NfeD family protein — protein MELFGNTMETLYLYGLIIGGILTFLYILLSDILEGIFEVLSDSLFNPTLVLSFITLLSGTGFVMEKLTSLNSLLILAGSTVTALVLVTLLNIFVLVPLSSAEESNTYAVEDLQGRIGKVIITIPVDGYGEVLISGNGGNIAKAAKSLDNTLIKEGTEILVIDIDNGVLHVAPYEGASIHM, from the coding sequence ATGGAACTGTTCGGAAATACCATGGAAACGCTTTATCTCTATGGTCTCATCATCGGAGGAATTCTAACATTCCTATACATCCTGTTAAGCGATATTTTAGAAGGGATCTTTGAAGTACTGTCTGATTCGTTATTCAATCCTACCCTTGTCCTCTCCTTTATAACCCTATTAAGCGGTACAGGTTTTGTTATGGAGAAATTGACATCACTCAACAGTCTTTTAATATTGGCCGGTTCGACTGTAACAGCTTTGGTGCTTGTCACGTTACTGAATATATTCGTGCTTGTTCCATTGTCCTCAGCTGAAGAGTCAAATACCTATGCTGTTGAGGATTTACAAGGCCGGATCGGTAAAGTCATCATAACCATCCCAGTTGATGGTTATGGCGAGGTACTTATCTCAGGAAACGGCGGAAACATTGCGAAGGCCGCCAAAAGCCTGGATAACACGTTAATAAAAGAAGGGACCGAAATCCTTGTAATCGACATTGACAATGGGGTCCTCCATGTAGCCCCTTATGAAGGTGCTTCGATTCACATGTAA
- a CDS encoding aldehyde dehydrogenase yields the protein MPTIHEIVENQRLYYYSGETKPASFRREQLQKLKTAIKNHEREIIQALKQDLNKSEFEAYSTEIGILYKEINFAMKHLEKWMRPERVKTPLTHLGTKSYLYSEPYGVSLIIAPWNYPFSLQLSPLIGAIAAGNCAVLKPSELTPSVSGVIADIIQEIYEEKYVAVIQGGVEVSQELLQQAFDKIFFTGSVNVGKIVMEAASKHLIPVTLELGGKSPAIVDETADLQLAAKRIAWGKFTNSGQTCIAPDYLYVQQNVKKELLKKIAESITEMYGVEPLENEDMAQIVNENHFNRLKKYLNNGRTIIGGDSDRSLLQIEPTVLDDIDWKDPIMEEEIFGPILPVLSFEHIDEVVNNVRKHPKPLALYLFSESKRQQDHIIDSLSFGGGCINDTLIHVASPYLPFGGVGQSGTGSYHGKASFDAFSHKKSIVKQTNRFDIKFRYPSYKNGLKIMKKLLK from the coding sequence ATGCCTACAATACATGAAATCGTGGAAAATCAAAGGTTGTACTATTACTCTGGGGAAACGAAGCCTGCATCCTTCCGACGAGAACAACTTCAGAAACTGAAAACAGCGATAAAAAACCATGAACGCGAGATTATTCAAGCTCTGAAGCAAGACCTTAATAAGTCTGAGTTTGAAGCTTATTCCACTGAAATTGGAATCCTATATAAAGAAATCAATTTTGCGATGAAGCATTTGGAGAAATGGATGAGGCCTGAAAGGGTGAAAACACCACTGACCCACTTGGGAACAAAAAGTTACCTTTACTCCGAACCTTACGGAGTCAGTTTAATCATAGCACCATGGAATTATCCCTTCTCACTCCAGTTATCCCCGCTGATTGGAGCGATTGCCGCCGGGAATTGTGCAGTGCTCAAACCATCTGAACTCACACCTTCAGTATCCGGAGTGATAGCGGACATCATACAGGAAATCTATGAAGAGAAGTATGTAGCTGTTATACAGGGTGGTGTTGAAGTCAGCCAGGAATTACTCCAGCAAGCTTTCGATAAGATCTTTTTCACGGGAAGTGTGAATGTCGGGAAGATTGTGATGGAAGCTGCGTCGAAACATCTGATCCCTGTCACGTTAGAGCTTGGTGGAAAGAGCCCGGCAATCGTAGACGAGACTGCCGATCTTCAGCTTGCGGCAAAACGGATTGCGTGGGGGAAATTCACAAATTCTGGACAGACATGTATTGCACCGGATTATCTATATGTTCAACAAAATGTAAAAAAAGAGCTTCTTAAGAAAATCGCAGAATCCATTACGGAAATGTATGGTGTTGAGCCTCTTGAAAATGAGGATATGGCACAGATTGTAAACGAAAATCATTTTAATCGGTTGAAAAAATATTTGAATAACGGTCGGACAATTATCGGTGGTGATTCAGATCGATCATTATTACAGATTGAACCGACAGTGCTCGATGATATTGATTGGAAGGATCCGATCATGGAAGAAGAGATTTTCGGTCCAATCCTTCCCGTTCTCTCTTTTGAGCACATTGATGAAGTTGTCAACAATGTACGGAAGCATCCCAAACCGTTAGCTCTCTACTTATTCTCAGAATCAAAAAGACAACAGGACCACATTATTGATTCCTTGTCCTTTGGAGGAGGATGCATCAACGATACCCTCATTCACGTCGCATCGCCTTATCTACCTTTCGGGGGCGTTGGTCAAAGTGGAACAGGAAGTTACCATGGGAAAGCAAGCTTCGATGCCTTTTCCCATAAGAAAAGTATCGTGAAACAAACGAACCGTTTTGATATCAAGTTTCGATATCCTTCCTATAAAAACGGATTGAAAATCATGAAAAAGCTTCTTAAATAA
- a CDS encoding CBS domain-containing protein: MNIGFYLLPKSEVKFLNPESTIRQALEKMSYHKYTSVPLVDEDGKYSGTLTEGDLLWKLKDDLDEEENYEEVIQRTKLRDVPRRVQNIPISINANMEDLITLATDQNFIPITDDNGHFIGIIRRRDIIKYCASVIWDRNNTNSK; this comes from the coding sequence ATGAATATTGGCTTTTACTTATTGCCGAAAAGCGAAGTGAAATTCTTAAATCCGGAATCGACAATCCGTCAAGCACTAGAAAAAATGTCCTACCATAAGTATACTTCTGTTCCTCTCGTTGATGAGGATGGTAAATATTCAGGCACCCTGACAGAAGGGGATTTACTGTGGAAGCTTAAAGATGATTTAGATGAAGAAGAAAATTATGAAGAAGTCATTCAAAGGACAAAACTTAGAGATGTACCGAGACGTGTACAAAATATCCCGATTTCAATCAATGCGAACATGGAGGATTTGATCACCCTCGCTACCGACCAGAATTTCATTCCGATTACAGATGACAATGGCCACTTCATCGGTATCATAAGACGTAGGGATATCATTAAATATTGTGCAAGTGTGATTTGGGATCGAAACAACACGAATTCGAAATGA
- a CDS encoding HD-GYP domain-containing protein, which yields MKQGHIDMLDKYDWLFEGELLNQQPIQLEKAAISPMELEETEAPYIQEAYEQTIDHIKGFFKGILSRLDTNAESVFQQFSTVLEEVMNNEDHAVTLIYEVKDYDETTFRHSLNVGLIAGLIGKILKLPSDQVFLLGKMGLLHDIGKMKIPNEILKKPGRLTDGEYKTIKLHTKYGFEILRGVEGLDLMISIGALTHHERLDGSGYPDGRTEKNIPYLAQILAVADIYDAICTERAYQKGRSSFIAIEQLVQDAKAGKLNTAVVKSFVGYLMKQYVGRNVVLNNGERGTITFIPYDEPHRPLLKVGADFLDLKKVSTVSITDFAC from the coding sequence TTGAAGCAAGGACACATTGATATGCTGGATAAATACGATTGGCTTTTTGAGGGGGAGCTGTTGAATCAACAACCTATTCAATTGGAAAAAGCAGCGATATCTCCTATGGAACTAGAAGAAACTGAGGCTCCATATATTCAGGAAGCTTACGAACAAACGATTGATCATATCAAAGGGTTCTTTAAAGGGATTCTCTCTCGGTTAGATACGAATGCAGAATCCGTATTCCAACAATTTTCTACCGTGTTGGAAGAAGTCATGAATAATGAAGATCATGCGGTGACGTTGATTTATGAGGTCAAGGATTACGATGAAACGACTTTCAGGCATAGTTTGAATGTTGGCTTGATTGCCGGTTTGATTGGTAAAATCCTGAAGTTACCCTCTGACCAGGTCTTTCTTCTTGGAAAGATGGGGCTTCTCCATGATATCGGGAAAATGAAAATTCCGAATGAGATTCTGAAAAAGCCAGGTCGACTTACCGATGGGGAATATAAAACCATCAAATTACATACGAAATATGGTTTTGAGATCCTGAGAGGTGTAGAAGGACTTGATCTCATGATTTCGATTGGAGCTTTGACACATCATGAACGATTGGATGGCTCAGGTTATCCTGATGGCAGGACAGAAAAAAACATTCCTTATCTGGCTCAGATATTAGCCGTTGCGGACATTTATGACGCTATCTGTACGGAGCGAGCTTATCAGAAAGGGCGGTCTTCATTCATCGCCATTGAACAGCTTGTCCAGGATGCCAAAGCCGGTAAGCTGAACACAGCTGTTGTTAAAAGTTTTGTAGGATACCTTATGAAACAATACGTCGGAAGGAATGTGGTTTTGAATAATGGTGAGAGGGGGACGATTACGTTCATCCCATATGATGAACCACACCGTCCACTTCTTAAAGTAGGGGCCGACTTCCTGGATCTAAAGAAGGTTTCAACTGTTTCAATCACAGATTTTGCATGTTAA